A genomic segment from Comamonas terrigena NBRC 13299 encodes:
- a CDS encoding ABCB family ABC transporter ATP-binding protein/permease: MRHHAAPPDPISTTTPQASGRDAATLRRLLPYLWEYKWRVIAALLFMVGAKLANVGVPVLLKNLVDALTLKPGDPLAILVVPVGLLLAYGLLRLCTSLFSELRELVFAKATHGAARSIALATFLHLHALSMRFHLERQTGGMTRDIERGVKGVESLISYSLYSIVPTLIEVALVLGIMAVQFDPWFAAITLAALAVYITFTVKVTEWRTQFRRAANQHDSAAHTQAIDSLINYETVKYFNNEAFEAARYDENLERLRKVRLKSQSTLTLLNSGQQLVIAVALVAILWRATQGVVAGTLTLGDLVMINAFMIQLYIPLNFLGVLYREIKQSLVDLDRMFTLMDKEREVADAPDAAPLQLAGEPAVRFEQVRFAYDPARPILQDVSFEIPAGKTVAVVGPSGSGKSTLARLLFRFYDLQGGRITIAGQDIRHVTQDSLRCAIGIVPQDTVLFNDTVEYNIAYGRPGARHDEVVAVAQAARIHDFIAATPQGYATRVGERGLKLSGGEKQRVAIARTLLKNPPVLIFDEATSALDSANERAIQAELAQVARNKTTLLIAHRLSTVVDAHEILVMEAGRILERGRHSELLALNGRYAQMWALQQSGEADGSEGGTEAAPLKA; this comes from the coding sequence GGCCAATGTGGGCGTGCCGGTGCTGCTGAAGAACCTGGTGGATGCGCTGACGCTGAAGCCTGGCGACCCGCTTGCCATCCTGGTGGTGCCCGTGGGCCTGCTGTTGGCCTATGGCCTGCTGCGGCTGTGCACCTCGCTGTTCTCAGAGCTGCGGGAGCTGGTGTTTGCCAAGGCCACCCACGGCGCGGCGCGCAGCATTGCGTTGGCGACCTTTCTCCATCTGCATGCCTTGAGCATGCGTTTCCACCTGGAGCGCCAGACCGGCGGCATGACCCGCGACATCGAGCGCGGGGTGAAGGGCGTGGAGTCGCTGATCTCGTACTCGCTCTACAGCATCGTGCCCACACTGATCGAGGTGGCGCTGGTGCTGGGCATCATGGCCGTGCAGTTCGACCCCTGGTTCGCCGCCATCACCTTGGCTGCACTGGCGGTCTACATCACCTTCACCGTCAAGGTGACGGAGTGGCGCACCCAGTTTCGCCGTGCGGCCAACCAGCATGACTCGGCCGCCCACACCCAGGCGATCGATTCGCTGATCAATTACGAAACCGTCAAGTACTTCAACAACGAAGCCTTCGAAGCGGCGCGCTACGACGAGAACCTGGAGCGCCTGCGCAAGGTGCGCCTCAAGAGCCAGAGCACCTTGACGCTGCTCAACAGCGGTCAGCAACTGGTCATTGCCGTGGCGCTGGTGGCCATTCTGTGGCGCGCCACCCAGGGCGTGGTGGCGGGCACGCTGACGCTGGGCGATCTGGTGATGATCAATGCCTTCATGATCCAGCTGTACATCCCGCTGAACTTTCTGGGCGTGCTCTACCGGGAGATCAAGCAAAGTCTGGTGGACCTGGACCGCATGTTCACCTTGATGGACAAGGAGCGCGAAGTGGCCGATGCGCCGGATGCAGCGCCGCTGCAGCTGGCGGGAGAGCCGGCCGTGCGCTTTGAGCAGGTGCGCTTCGCCTACGATCCGGCGCGGCCCATTCTGCAGGATGTGAGCTTCGAGATTCCGGCCGGTAAGACCGTGGCCGTGGTGGGGCCCTCCGGCTCGGGTAAGAGCACGCTGGCACGGCTGCTGTTCCGCTTCTATGACCTGCAGGGCGGACGCATCACCATCGCCGGCCAGGACATCCGCCATGTCACGCAGGACAGCCTGCGGTGCGCGATCGGCATCGTGCCGCAGGACACGGTGCTGTTCAACGACACGGTGGAATACAACATCGCCTATGGCCGGCCAGGCGCCCGCCACGACGAGGTGGTGGCCGTGGCCCAGGCGGCCCGCATCCATGACTTCATTGCGGCCACGCCCCAGGGCTATGCCACGCGCGTGGGGGAACGGGGCCTGAAGCTGTCCGGTGGCGAAAAGCAGCGCGTGGCCATTGCCCGCACGCTGCTGAAGAACCCGCCGGTGCTGATTTTTGACGAGGCCACCTCGGCACTGGACAGCGCCAACGAGCGGGCCATCCAGGCGGAGCTGGCCCAGGTGGCGCGCAACAAGACTACCTTGCTGATCGCCCACCGGCTGTCCACGGTGGTGGATGCACACGAGATTCTGGTGATGGAGGCCGGCCGCATCCTGGAGCGTGGCCGCCACAGCGAGCTGCTGGCGCTGAACGGGCGCTATGCCCAGATGTGGGCCTTGCAGCAAAGCGGTGAGGCGGATGGCAGCGAAGGTGGCACGGAAGCTGCACCGCTGAAGGCATAG